GGACCGGGGACGCTGGGATTGGACCCGCGCCGCTGCGATCCGAATGTCATCATCATTGTCGATGATATTTCGTTGTATCCGCCGGAACTGTACGAAAACGGCATGCCGATCGTCACCTCGAGCATCATTCGGAACCACCCGAATGCGCTCTCGCCGCGCATCAAGTCGCTGAACTACTTGAACAACATTCTTGCCAAGATCGAAGCAATTCGCGCCGGCTGCCTGGAAGCGTTGATGCTCAACGCCAACGGCGAAGTCGCGGAATGCACCGGCGACAACATTTTCGTCATCAAGCATGGCGTGCTGAAAACTCCCGGCACCGAAGCCGGGATTCTCGAAGGCGTCACCCGCAATGTGGTCATCGAATTGGCCAAGCGGCTCAAGATCGAAGTCAAAGAAGTCGCCCTCACCCGCCACGATATTTATGCCGCGGATGAGTGCTTCCTGACCGGCAGCGCGGCGGAAGTCATCGCCGTCACCGCCTGCGATGGCCGCAGCATTGGCACCGGCAAGCCCGGCCCAATCACCAAGCAACTGCGTGAAGCCTTCCAAGCCCTCACCCGCGAGTGAGTTCGCTCGGAAGTCGCACGCAGTCACGCGGTTGCGTTCACCATCGTCACCGCCATCTGGATCGGTCGCATTCGCAATTGCCGATGTGACTTATCCCGTTGGCGGTGATTGCCCTTGCGGCCGATCCCGCCAGCGATCACACATGCATCAGACACCATCCGCAAACGCTTGCCGAACGGCATCGCCACGCGGACCGGGCAGATGATCCAGCACACTGCCACGCGCGGCCGACAATTCCAAGCTGGCCAAACTCGACGCGGCCTCGCCAGTTGCGAGCGCATCCGCAATCCACGCCGCACCTTGCGTCGCATGCTTCACCCAGGCACCGGGCAGCGAATCGAGCGGAATCACCGTCAAATGTCGGGATAATTCCGACAGAATTGCCGCCGCCCAATTCGGCTCCACCTCCGGCAATCGGCCCGACCAATAGAGGCGATCGAACGGCACAATCGCCCGGCGTCCCAACACCGATGCAAGGATCGATTCCCGCAGCGCATCGCCCGCCAATTGGCGATCCGGCAGCAATCCCGCGCCGCCATCGAACAGATCCCGCTTGGTCAACGGGCTGAGCAGATACGCCGCCTCGCCGTCCCATGCGCCACGCGACACCAGCCCCATTGGCCCGCTGGTGCCGCCAACACCATCGACAATTTGCCCGGCGTGAACCACCATTAGCGCGGTGAATGCGGAGCCGAGTTCCAGGACGGCAAACGTCGCTTGATTGACGGAATATCCCAATAATCGATCTTGTCGCAATGCGAGTGCGGCGACACAGACTTTGTCCGGCGTGCCCATGTCGATGCGATGGAGACGGCGATGCGGCGGCACCGTGGGCAGGTGGATAACGCCGGGCAGAAACATCACCGGCAACCCCGATTCGCAGAGACTGCGGAGCATTGCGGAGAAGCCGCCGATCCCCTGCGATCGACCGCGTTCATCGGGCCGCACCAGTGCCATTTCGGCGAGTTCGCGGGGAGTCATTTCCGAGGCGCGGCGCATCGGCACGCCGTAACCGCTTGGCCCGGCAATGAGATCGAACGGGCCGCGTGCGTGAAGCCACTCGGTGGGAGCGGTGGGATTCTGCCGCAGTTGCTCGGCGGGAATCCGCGTTTGATCGACGACGATTCCGTCTTGCAGAATCAGTAGATCCAGCGAACTAGTTCCCGGATCGGTGCCGGCGACACGTGGCATGGTCGGCTCACTCCCAGCCCAGCACGGCATCCAACGCCCAACAGCCGCGAAGATGCTGCCGTTGCGCCCGCAGATGCTCCAGCAATGCAGATTGATCGCAGCCGACATCTTCGAGGGCATCGGCAAGAATCGGCAGATAGTGATACGTTCGCTCGGAATAAATCGATCGGGCCAATTCCATCACCCGATGCTGATTGGCCGTGCGCCATTCCGGTTCCATCCGAATCGGCTGCTGCAGATTCCCGAAGATTTCGCCCAGCAGTTGTTCGTGGGCATGCACTTCCTGATCGATCTGTTCGGGCCGGACCGAAGGCCATTCGGTGACCACATACATCGAATACATGCCTGCCGAAATGGCGAAGTGCGGCTCATCTTGCAGCACGGGGCGCGACAGGCATTGCGCCACGACACTGGCCGCGTACACTTCCATGGAAAAGAAATAGCGATTGTTGGCCAGAATCTCCCGTGAGGCGAGATCCACATCGCGAAATGCCTGATAGCGCTCCGCCTCCGTCGCCTCGCCATCGGCGAACCGTTCGGCGATGGTCAGACCTTGGCGGAGCCGCTCATCGAAGATGCGATTCCAAATGCGTTTGGCACAGGCCACCGCGAACAGCCGTGCTTTGCGTTCGCTGGCGACGTCGCAAAGATGCCGAACGTGGGCATTCGGATGCGTGCGATAAAATCGGGTCCAAACGTCGCTCATAGTGTCGTTAGTACGCTTGAGCCAATGCGTAGCACTCCTCGGCATCGATGAATTGCTGATTGCTCGTGAACAACTGTTGGATGGCGGCCCGATGCACCTTCATTTTGGTATCGCCGACTCCGAGTGCGCCATAGGCGATGACGCCGTCGCGGTCCATGCCAGCATCGGGCAATTCGATGC
This DNA window, taken from Tuwongella immobilis, encodes the following:
- a CDS encoding DUF1464 family protein, with product MPRVAGTDPGTSSLDLLILQDGIVVDQTRIPAEQLRQNPTAPTEWLHARGPFDLIAGPSGYGVPMRRASEMTPRELAEMALVRPDERGRSQGIGGFSAMLRSLCESGLPVMFLPGVIHLPTVPPHRRLHRIDMGTPDKVCVAALALRQDRLLGYSVNQATFAVLELGSAFTALMVVHAGQIVDGVGGTSGPMGLVSRGAWDGEAAYLLSPLTKRDLFDGGAGLLPDRQLAGDALRESILASVLGRRAIVPFDRLYWSGRLPEVEPNWAAAILSELSRHLTVIPLDSLPGAWVKHATQGAAWIADALATGEAASSLASLELSAARGSVLDHLPGPRGDAVRQAFADGV
- the ilvE gene encoding branched-chain-amino-acid transaminase, whose protein sequence is MSVPKVYINGKYYDKPDAKVSVYDHGLLYGDGVFEGIRVYNSKVFRHQEHIDRLYESAKAIDLKIPLTPDEMKKAVEDTVTLNHKKEGYIRLVVTRGPGTLGLDPRRCDPNVIIIVDDISLYPPELYENGMPIVTSSIIRNHPNALSPRIKSLNYLNNILAKIEAIRAGCLEALMLNANGEVAECTGDNIFVIKHGVLKTPGTEAGILEGVTRNVVIELAKRLKIEVKEVALTRHDIYAADECFLTGSAAEVIAVTACDGRSIGTGKPGPITKQLREAFQALTRE